From a region of the Panulirus ornatus isolate Po-2019 chromosome 34, ASM3632096v1, whole genome shotgun sequence genome:
- the LOC139759741 gene encoding uncharacterized protein codes for MYEGEVQQLPDHAGSGHHHFRDVLQAFVQDFSLRQAASETKVREIERQLSDATGEIHILRRLLEEYQTKLNDDNLLITRLHHEIEALQGRVSSLDKKNSQTEAVSSRLEIRLEHLKECLTQTCNDTQKGVSKLLGNFAKVHFSGDYAKNEDLRPAEEVKEQEEVSVRRKNVPTFAQVCKSDGSGSDVEMTAAIKPPGDTALNKKPDRTHSTSTCQISADKPQEFQSSTGHEYVTPTNDDSMTNECPSTDVSSTNDKNTTTAECLPCSIATYSANDQISRQPDGEAKTVNCANDLTTKQTSSQDGSNFTAKIPSNTTQDNITKVPARTRSDDNTPTSDTAHLPPVPPNANTSSTSNLRGHGGLPKAKKAPKGMKGQGPLKNSSSKQPRTTSLSEEHGKLNRRQRTTSLTEEQSNIQKQRRTASFCEDQLQRGNKTVPSSAGKEELNTRRKVTSSLSGILGKSCRNHGTNVSEEHGDTKRTNRGGGNEHGKSENRSVQTDTQVNEEHVSTKSKERATTTGSNSKQATGTSTNNAEQTNKQSNTEQSNVKPPVEQHTPSKVHQEPINHHGTEDHITNQESREQITIKNNNKKGNRKGNEKHVNKKSNDKQVNTGKEKQVNKSTEKQVNTGNEKQVKDKDDEKHVQKDHEKQKENDTAKQVHKKVSEKQVKEKDNEKQVNKSNEKQVNKKEFEHQVSDEQATVPDTANSLSSNSENQVTSHNSEEHGVAQDSEKRVISSCNVDQEICSKVSEQTTFLSNEEQVIYSEVNEQPTLQCNVERDVSHTSEEGEEVQRNQNKITLWSNEERTQSNEENSKYTNKQTFQNDEAHAKGIFSQNSEDAAFKATEEQKPSQGTEEHTNTHDLREARSQNRKHKQHTPKSSEGNERSLAVSQLESSPVNVDVHKLTPDGNTLELAPQENQQVSNNVAATTDSPKTSTGKQRKTKNKEKQDKWEESKKEETKKQEGVRQSSAKDESVFLPGLRRRSFRMEGEEEHQEQEVGMCANCGFLAKLRCANCRQAFYCKRECQREHWKKGHKDQCQPFQVMESAELGRYMVASRDLKAGDVIVKEDPLVVGPKQITEPVCLGCYSRVDGSYRCQKCQWPLCGPECEKAPDHLPECVVGQEIGSPIDITNYDEPNHFYEVVFSLRCLALKKKSPKKYEQLLALESHYEDRKGTHIHKENQKRIVNFLRNYFFIQEFPIEDIDSSERSIHNITGIIDVNALELRLKESEVLGLYPNFAMLEHSCTPNTKHTFNKDRQVVLKAAVDIKRGEHISTMYTHILWGTAARRDHLKHSKYFMCTCFRCSDPTELGTHFSALRCKNCTNGFMLSAAPLDELASWICTSCNTTMTSEVVTETNLKLGEDVEAALAMPNREALEELVQKHAKNTVHPNHFHLFAARHTLLQMYGRDPNSADEASMKKKEKMCQDFLKVCTALDPGMSRLAPYAGVALYEYHLAVLARARQDPNAKQVDSVALKKDVETAKALLQQCIRVLQDEPADQPEGQLCHVAQQNLAELRQWEATLS; via the exons ATGTACGAGGGTGAGGTGCAACAGCTGCCAGACCATGCAGGGTCCGGCCACCATCACTTCCGGGATGTTCTGCAAGCCTTCGTGCAGGACTTCTCCTTGCGGCAGGCAGCAAGCGAAACTAAGGTCCGGGAGATAGAGAGGCAGCTCAGCGACGCCACCGGGGAGATCCACATCCTACGACGCCTCCTGGAGGAGTATCAAACGAAACTCAACGACGATAACCTTCTCATAACGAGACTACACCACGAAATCGAAGCCCTGCAGGGGAGAGTCAGCAGCCTGGACAAGAAGAACAGCCAGACCGAGGCCGTCAGCAGTCGACTCGAGATCCGGCTGGAGCACCTGAAGGAGTGCTTGACCCAGACTTGCAACGATACCCAGAAGGGAGTGAGCAAACTCCTGGGAAACTTCGCGAAAGTCCACTTTTCTGGAGACTACGCTAAGAATGAGGATCTACGACCTGCAGAAGAAGTCAAGGAGCAAGAGGAAGTGTCTGTAAGAAGGAAAAATGTCCCCACTTTTGCTCAAGTTTGTAAATCAGACGGGAGTGGTTCTGACGTTGAAATGACCGCGGCAATCAAGCCCCCTGGTGATACTGCATTAAATAAAAAACCCGACCGTACACATTCCACATCTACGTGCCAAATTTCAGCCGACAAGCCACAAGAGTTCCAGTCTTCCACAGGGCACGAATACGTTACCCCTACGAACGATGATTCGATGACTAACGAATGTCCATCGACCGATGTCTCATCAACGAACGACAAGAATACAACGACTGCTGAATGTCTTCCTTGCAGCATTGCCACATATTCAGCAAATGATCAAATTTCTCGTCAACCCGATGGCGAGGCGAAAACAGTCAACTGTGCAAACGACTTAACTACCAAACAAACTTCCTCTCAAGACGGCAGTAACTTCACAGCCAAGATCCCATCCAACACTACACAAGACAATATCACGAAGGTTCCAGCCAGGACTCGCTCAGATGACAACACTCCCACGTCAGACACCGCCCATCTCCCGCCAGTCCCACCCAATGCAAACACCTCGTCCACGAGTAACCTTAGAGGGCACGGTGGCCTTCCAAAGGCCAAGAAGGCTCCAAAGGGCATGAAAGGGCAAGGCCCGctgaagaacagcagcagcaagcaacCCCGCACAACGAGTTTGAGTGAAGAACATGGAAAATTAAACAGAAGGCAACGCACCACCAGTTTAACAGAAGAACAGTCCAACATTCAGAAACAGAGGCGTACTGCCAGCTTCTGTGAAGACCAGCTTCAACGCGGCAACAAGACTGTTCCATCTAGCGCAGGCAAGGAAGAGTTGAACACAAGGAGAAAGGTTACTTCGAGCTTGAGTGGGATACTAGGCAAGTCCTGCAGAAATCATGGCACTAACGTCAGTGAAGAACATGGGGATACGAAAAGAACAAATCGCGGTGGTGGCAACGAACACGGGAAATCTGAGAACAGGAGCGTACAGACAGATACTCAGGTCAATGAAGAACATGTATCAACAAAGAGCAAGGAACGAGCAACGACCACAGGCAGCAACAGTAAACAGGCTACTGGTACCTCGACAAACAACgcagaacaaacaaacaaacaaagtaaTACAGAACAATCTAATGTCAAGCCTCCTGTTGAACAACATACCCCATCAAAAGTCCATCAAGAACCCATAAACCATCATGGCACTGAAGACCACATCACTAACCAGGAGAGTAGAGAACAAATAACTATAAAGAACAataataaaaaaggaaacagGAAAGGCAATGAAAAACATGTAAACAAAAAGAGCAATGACAAACAAGTAAACACGGGCAAAGAAAAACAGGTAAACAAGAGTACTGAAAAACAAGTAAACACGGGCAATGAAAAACAGGTAAAAGATAAGGATGATGAAAAACATGTACAGAAGGACCacgagaaacaaaaagaaaatgatacagcAAAGCAAGTACATAAGAAGGTCAGTGAAAAACAAGTAAAGGAAAAGGATAACGAAAAACAGGTAAACAAAAGTAATGAAAAACAAGTAAACAAGAAGGAATTTGAACATCAGGTTAGTGATGAACAAGCAACAGTACCAGACACAGCCAACAGTCTCTCCTCGAACAGTGAAAATCAGGTGACTTCCCATAACAGTGAAGAACATGGTGTAGCACAAGACAGTGAAAAACGAGTTATATCAAGCTGCAACGTGGACCAGGAAATTTGCTCAAAGGTCAGTGAACAAACAACATTTCTGAGCAATGAAGAACAGGTAATTTACTCAGAGGTCAATGAACAACCAACCCTCCAGTGTAATGTAGAACGAGATGTAAGTCACACTTCTGAAGAAGGCGAGGAAGTCCAGAGGAATCAAAATAAAATAACACTTTGGAGCAATGAAGAACGAACTCAGAGTAACGAAGAGAATTCTAAATACACTAACAAACAAACATTCCAAAATGATGAAGCCCATGCAAAAGGCATTTTTTCTCAGAATAGTGAAGATGCAGCATTCAAGGCCACTGAGGAACAAAAACCATCCCAGGGCACTGAAGAACACACGAATACTCACGATCTTAGAGAAGCAAGGTCCCAGAACAGAAAACATAAGCAGCACACTCCGAAGTCATCGGAAGGCAATGAACGTAGCCTAGCCGTCTCCCAATTAGAGAGCTCGCCCGTCAATGTGGACGTTCATAAACTCACTCCTGACGGCAACACGCTCGAGCTGGCACCACAAGAGAACCAACAGGTCAGCAACAACGTAGCAGCGACAACAGACAGTCCCAAGACCAGCactgggaaacagaggaagactaAGAATAAGGAGAAGCAAGACAAGTGGGAGGAGAGTAAGAAAGAGGAGACTAAGAAGCAAGAGGGTGTTAGGCAGTCTTCAGCCAAGGACGAGTCGGTGTTCCTTCCTGGCCTCCGACGTCGAAGCTTCAG gaTGGAAGGCGAAGAGGAACACCAAGAGCAAGAGGTGGGCATGTGCGCCAACTGCGGTTTCCTGGCCAAGCTGCGCTGCGCTAACTGCCGCCAGGCTTTCTACTGTAAGCGGGAGTGTCAAAGAGAACACTGGAAAAAGGGACACAAGGACCAATGCCAACCCTTCCAG GTGATGGAGTCGGCCGAGCTTGGGCGGTACATGGTGGCCTCCCGGGACCTGAAAGCGGGCGACGTAATCGTTAAGGAAGATCCGTTGGTGGTGGGACCCAAGCAGATCACTGAGCCAGTCTGCCTCGGCTGCTACAGCAGGGTCGACGGATCCTACAG GTGTCAGAAGTGCCAGTGGCCGCTGTGTGGACCCGAGTGCGAGAAGGCCCCTGACCACCTGCCCGAGTGCGTCGTCGGCCAGGAGATAGGCTCGCCCATCGACATCACCAACTACGACGAGCCAAACCACTTCTACGAGGTCGTCTTCTCTCTCAG ATGCCTGGCCCTAAAGAAGAAGTCGCCGAAGAAATACGAGCAACTGCTGGCTCTGGAGAGCCACTATGAGGACCGTAAGGGCACACACATCCACAAGGAAAATCAGAAACGCATCGTGAACTTCCTCCGTAACTACTTCTTCATCCAGGAGTTTCCCATTGAGGACATCGACAGCTCGGAGCGATCCATCCACAACATCACCGGCATCATCGACGTTAACGCCCTCGAGTTGCGGCTCAAAGAGTCGGAAGTGCTGGGTCTGTATCCTAACTTCGCCATGTTGGAACACTCGTGCACGCCAAACACCAAACACACGTTCAACAAGGACCGCCAGGTGGTGCTCAAAGCGGCTGTGGACATCAAGCGTGGGGAGCACATCAgtacaatgtacacacatatcttGTGGGGTACGGCGGCGCGGCGTGACCACCTGAAGCACAGTAAGTACTTTATGTGCACCTGTTTCCGCTGCTCCGACCCGACAGAGCTAGGCACGCACTTCTCCGCCCTCCGCTGTAAAAACTGCACCAACGGTTTCATGCTCTCCGCCGCGCCTCTGGACGAGCTGGCCTCCTGGATCTGTACCTCATGCAACACCACCATGACCTCCGAGGTGGTAACAGAGACCAATCTGAAGCTTGGGGAGGATGTTGAGGCTGCACTTGCGATGCCCAACAGAGAGGCTCTGGAGGAGCTGGTACAAAAGCATGCTAAGAACACAGTCCACCCGAACCACTTCCATCTCTTCGCCGCCCGCCACACTTTACTGCAGATGTATGGACGCGACCCCAACAGCGCGGACGAAGCGTccatgaagaaaaaagagaaaatgtgccAGGACTTCCTGAAGGTGTGCACGGCGCTGGACCCCGGCATGTCCCGCCTGGCACCATACGCTGGCGTGGCTCTGTACGAATATCACTTGGCGGTGCTGGCGCGCGCACGGCAGGACCCAAACGCGAAGCAGGTGGACTCCGTAGCCCTTAAGAAGGACGTGGAAACCGCCAAAGCTCTCCTGCAGCAATGTATCCGTGTGCTACAGGACGAGCCTGCCGACCAGCCAGAGGGTCAGCTATGCCATGTAGCTCAACAAAATTTGGCCGAACTTCGGCAGTGGGAAGCGACACTGTCCTAA